In the genome of Amphiura filiformis chromosome 4, Afil_fr2py, whole genome shotgun sequence, one region contains:
- the LOC140149610 gene encoding muscarinic acetylcholine receptor M1-like, with amino-acid sequence MDYVDESMSLVTLSPDTFFGTEPSSSSSRNSGGLLFEASITVAVVSTLVSFITVVGNICVFYIIYTDTRLLTYTNYYILALSASDIVAGGFTMPLYSVYWILGYWPFSDMLCDVYLYANQAFMHISIIMIVTIAYDRWDALEHPLQHLKRRTLSHSIKLISISYIIPLLIWLFASFLWPYLKGSRNILPGRCYPQYVADSFIFLLFAPIIFFWAPFVIICVLYARIYQIIRRTGILQKPYRLPAAEHVGTTGKSTSMAVVVTKKASEYKNVHDNPAFPKDKEHDGPDKSVRDQPELNSDHSDKFRKENRRANRTLTLILIAMVISSLPWSALAPVYGSCSSCIPLSLYQVG; translated from the coding sequence ATGGATTACGTGGATGAAAGTATGTCTCTCGTAACGCTTTCGCCAGACACCTTCTTTGGTACCGAACCAAGCAGTAGTAGTAGCAGAAATTCTGGGGGTTTGCTCTTTGAAGCAAGTATCACTGTCGCTGTGGTCAGCACTCTCGTAAGCTTCATCACTGTAGTTGGCAACATTTGCGTTTTCTATATAATCTATACAGACACACGCCTTCTTACGTACACTAATTATTACATCTTGGCTCTCTCAGCATCTGACATAGTTGCAGGTGGTTTTACAATGCCGTTATATTCAGTCTATTGGATTCTTGGGTATTGGCCTTTCAGTGATATGCTGTGTGATGTGTACCTTTATGCAAACCAAGCTTTCATGCATATCAGTATCATAATGATTGTCACCATTGCTTACGATCGCTGGGATGCGCTGGAACACCCTCTGCAACATCTTAAGAGACGGACCCTAAGCCATTCAATAAAGCTAATAAGCATAAGCTATATCATACCATTGCTAATCTGGCTTTTTGCATCTTTTCTCTGGCCGTATCTAAAGGGCTCCCGTAATATCCTGCCAGGTCGTTGCTACCCTCAGTATGTAGCTGACAGCTTTATATTTCTCTTATTTGCACCAATAATATTCTTCTGGGCTCCCTTTGTCATCATATGTGTGCTGTACGCTCGTATATACCAGATTATCCGTCGCACTGGGATCTTGCAGAAACCTTATCGACTCCCTGCTGCTGAACATGTCGGTACAACAGGCAAGTCAACAAGCATGGCTGTAGTCGTCACTAAGAAAGCATCTGAGTATAAAAACGTCCATGATAATCCAGCTTTCCCCAAAGACAAAGAACATGATGGGCCAGACAAATCTGTAAGGGATCAGCCAGAACTAAATTCTGATCATAGCGACAAGTTTCGCAAGGAGAATAGGCGTGCCAATCGAACATTGACATTGATTTTGATCGCTATGGTGATATCATCGTTACCATGGTCAGCTTTGGCTCCTGTTTATGGTAGCTGTAGTTCATGTATTCCATTGTCATTGTATCAGGTAGGTTAA